The Pseudoliparis swirei isolate HS2019 ecotype Mariana Trench chromosome 19, NWPU_hadal_v1, whole genome shotgun sequence genomic sequence acaagaggaaacaacaagaggaaacaagaggaaacaacaagaggaaacaagaggaaacaacaagaggaaacaagggtaaacaaaaagaggaaacaagggtaaacaacaagaggaaacaagaagaggaaacaacaagaggaaacaagggtaaacaaaaagaggaaacaagggtaaacaacaagaggaaacaagaaGAGGAAACAACAGGAGGGGTCAGGAGCCGTTGGCCCTCGGGGGTTCAAGTCGTGAACGTCGTCTCCACGAGGGCCGGACGGTCGTGCCgagacacgcccccccccccccccccaggtgttaTTCTATAATCACAACTCTGATTCCACCAGAGTCCTGCAGGAGGAACGTGTCACGGGACTTTAAACAAGGTcacggagagaggagagtgtcctAGGATGAGGCCTaaaggacgaggaggaaggaaggaagggaggaaggaaggaagaaaggactgaaggaaggaaaaaaggaaggaagagaggatggaaggaaagaaggatggaaggaaggaaggaaggaccgaaggaaggaaaaaaggaaggaagagaggatggaaggaaagaaggatggaaggaaggaaggaaggaccgaaggaaggaaaaaaggaaggaagagaggatggaaggaaagaaggaaggaaggaaggaccgaaggaagaaaaaaaggaaggaagagaggatggaaggaaagacggatggaaggaaggaaggaagggggtgTTGTAGAGGGGAAGATACACTGGAtttatagagggggggggggggtatagagGGGAGAGAGATCATAAAGGTCATAAAGGTCATAAAGGTCATAAGCACAGCGCCCTCCAGTGGCGGGGAAGGTCATTCAGGTCAACGGGGGAATAATTAATTCACTTTAATGAAGTTAAAGTTGTAAAACGTTAACAAataaaatctgtttttatttgtattcaacaatattatttattattgttgatCGATCAGctgttatatattattaactTTAGTTCTGAGAACAAAAGTGAAATGTTGTTGATATTCAGACAAAACTAGATTAAAGTCTCAGGTTTACACGTAAAACACGTCAATAATCTACGGGATTAAAACTCAGAatttaagagaaaaaaaatcacaaatgatgagattattttgtatatttagtgATCATCTGACTCCAGGTCTTGATATACCTGATAAAGGATACAATTGATATTATATATGTTGATTTAGTTTATCTGATACAATAAGATGACATCCTCTGAAAGggtataaaacattttattattttatttctatacTTATAAAACTAAACGTGTCAGTCACGTGTTCACGGAGAAATCTGcacacatattattatataatgttcTATACGAGCCAtacaggcctgtgtgtgtgtctgtctgtctgtgtgtgtctgtctgtctgtgtgtgtgtcggcatcAGTCCACCTACAGATGGTCGGATTCTCGCTCGTCTGTCacactctgattggctgctgctggaacctcacacacacacacacacacacacacacacacacacacacacacacacacacacacacacacacacacacacacacacacacacacacacacacacacacacacacacacacacacacacacacacacacacacacacacacgctccactTCAGCTTTACTCTTTTCTGTTGCTCATAATAaaagcagacccccccccccccctcaggttcATTTACTAAAGATGATTTAAAGAGTTGCCACCTCGTCTGTAACTACGTGTGAACCGACTCATTATACGACTTCTATACCTCCATCGAGAGGAAGGGATGCACTGACTGGaactaaggagagagagggagagagagggggtggggggagagggagggagagagagaaagggagagaaggagaaatggagagatgagagagagagagagagtctattTGTGGAGAGCAGAGGTGttttactttttacattttcaccTCCAACTAAAAGGTGAAAATTGCACCCTGGGGGTAACAGCTAattgggggtttgggggggtgggggggggttcagcCCTGTGTTCGTCTTTGGATCGTTCCCAAAAACACTTTCATCAGAATCTGCTGCTGAGATCCATCGACCATGAAGGACggatgaggaccaggaccagggttcAGGTCTAGGGGATCAGGTCTAAGGGATCAGGTCTAAGGGTTCAGGTCTAGGGGTTCAGGTCTAAGGGTTCAGGTCGAGGGGTTCAGGTCTAAGGGTTCAGGTCTAGGGGATCAGGTCTAAGGGTTCAAGTCTAAGGGTTCAGGTCTAGGGGATCAGGTCTAAGGGTTCAGGTCTAGGGGATCAGGTCTAAGGGTTCAGGTCTAGGGGATCAGGTCTAGGGGTTCAAGTCTAGGGGATCAGGTCTAAGGGTTCAAGTCTAGGGGATCAGATCTAAGGGTTCAGGTCTAGGGGATCAGGTCTAAGGGTTCAAGTCTAGGGGATCAGGTCTAAGGGTTCAGGTCTAGGGGATCAGGTCTAAGGGTTCAAGTCTAGCGGATCAGATCTAAGGGTTCAGGTCTAGGGGATCAGGTCTAAGGGTTCAGGTCTAGGGGATCAGATCTAAGGGTTCAGGTCtaaccccctgacccccccgGCGGGGCGATGTGAGCATGTTTTACTTCATCGTTCCTCAGCCagaagctgtaaaaaaaaaacacaattttcgTCAGATGATCATCTTTCCGACGGTCCTTGAACGCATCAAGTGTGGTAAAAATTGTGATGTTTGAATATTTAATTCTACACGTCTCATTTAAAacgtacatttaaaaataaaccgTTTTCTTTAACCACATTCTATGAAAAGCATTACATCATGAGCTCCTCAGTGAAGCTATGACGTCATGAAGAGACCAGGTCATGTGACACAAGTCACAGAATCTTTGACTGAATTGCTGCAACTTGCGtgtttatatttttaatgaaGCCAAAACAATAACTCGTTATTCTAAAGGCGTTCCGGTCCTCCACTGCTCGTCCTCACGGTCACGTGGTGCAGGTTCTACCCACAAAACACCTTTTCAGTTTCAAGAGGAAGTGCAGTACCGTCCTCCACCTGCAGGGGGCGTGTCGGTGTGAGTCCTCTCCCCGCCACAGGGGGGCGACAGAGGCCGGTGAAAGAACAACCCGCTTTTATAAATACTTAATATTGTACAAATACACAGAACCtggaacaaaaaaacattatgaCGTCATGGCGTGTGAAGCCTCAGAGCGCCCCCTGGAGGCCGGCCGGCACATTACAGCAGAGAGAACCAGAAGAACTCAGGGGACTTTTTAATgactattatttatatatatatatatatatatattcggcGACGTTTGGACATAATTTATTATGATTTCCTCataataatgaaaacaaaacccttgaaataaagtttcttattctggaacaaaaacaaactaaaatacATGTAAAGGTCCTCCAGTCGACGAGCACGAGAAACTAAAAGAGACGTTACGTTAAAACCAgacgagaggtcagaggtcgaccCCGTGACCTCGCCACGCGCTAAAGTCACGTGACATCGGAGGTTTTTACTTGAGAAACAGAATCTTCCCCGAGGATCCCCGAGGACTCGGAGCTCCAGTTGGTGTCCATGGTGGATCAGGTCCAGAGGGTCCCTCTAGGGGCCTGGGGGGTGGTGGATCAGATCCAGAGGGTCCCTCTAGGGGCCTGGGGGGTGGTGGATCAGGTCCAGAGGGTCCCTCTAGGGGCCTGGGGTGGATCAGGTCCAGAGGGCCCCTCTAGGGGCCTGGGGGGTGGATCGGGTCCAGAGGGTCCCTCTAGGGGCCTGGGGGGTGGATCAGGTCCAGAGGGCCCCTCTAGGGGCCTGGGGGGTGGATCGGGTCCAGAGGGTCCCTCTAGGGGCCTGGGGTGGTGGATCAGGTCCGGCGGGCCCCTCTAGGGGCCTGGATCAGGTCCGGCGGGCCCCTCTAGGCCAGCAGGCACCAGGGGGTGAGGCCCTGGTCGCAGCCCAGCTTGGTATTGATGACGGTGCACGGGGCTCCGCTGATGCTCAGCTCCTGTCTGGACTCCACCCGGTACCGGATGTTAGTCAGGCCCCCTTCAGGGTCCACCTTGAACTGCTCCTAGgggacgagggagggaggggacgaGGGAATGAGATTTCCATTTCGATATATctatacattataaatatatataattttatatatgtatataattattatatatatatatatatataatgttataagatttttagatgtatatataaaattatatatataataatcattttatataaataaatatataattgtatatattgtatattatatatacaattatatatatatataaatacaactatatatgtataaaaatatatgaattcatatatatataaaaataaataacaaagacaattgtatatatatatatatgtaaatatagataCAATTCAAGATGTATAAAAATAtctatatgtttaaaaaaatatatatatataaataaatataaatatatataaataaataaatataaatatgtgtgtgtgtgtgtgtctcttgtacCTGTTTCTGAGAGGCGAccctcttctggtctctcttcCTCCAGGCCGAGTCGTGGATGTGGAGGAAGGTCTTGAACCCCGTGGTGATCCCACTCGGTCTGAAGAGCTGCGGagaaccagaggaaccagaAGGAACTCTTAGACCAGGTCTCACAGGGTCCTGGTCCCTATCAAAGACCAGGTCTCACGCAGTCCTGGTCTCGATCATAGACCAGGTCTCACGGGGTCCTGGCCTCGATCATAGACCAGGTCTCACGCAGTCCTGGTCTCGATCATAGACCAGGTCTCACGGGGTCCTGGTCTCGATCATAGACCAGGTCTCACGGGGTCCTGGTCTCTCTCAGACAGGGTCTCACGGGGTCCTGGTCTCGATCACAGACTGGGTCTCACGGGGTCCTGGTCTCGATCAcagaccaggtctcacgggGTCCTGGTCTCGATCATAGACCAGGTCTCACAGGGTCCTGGTCTCTATCATAGACCAGGTCTCACGGGGTCCTGGTCTCTCTCAGACAGGGTCTCACAGGGTCCTGGTCTCTCTCAGACAGGGTCTCACGGGGTCCTGGTCTCGATCAcagaccaggtctcacgggGTCCTGGTCTCGATCACAGACCGGGTCTCACGGGGTCCTGGTCTCGATCAcagaccaggtctcacggggtcctggtctcgatcacagaccaggtctcacgggGTCCTGGCCTCGATCATAGACCAGGTCTCACGGGGTCCTGGTCTCGATCATAGACCAGGTCTCACGGGGTCCTGGTCTCGATCATAGACCAGGTCTCACGGGGTCCTGGCCTCGATCATAGACCAGGTCTCACGCAGTCCTGGTCTCGATCATAGACCAGGTCTCACGGGGTCCTGGTCTCTCTCAGACAGGGTCTCACGGGGTCCTGGTCTCGATCACAGACAGGGTCTCACGGGGTCCTGGTCTCGATCAcagaccaggtctcacgggGTCCTGGTCTCGATCATAGACCAGGTCTCACAGGGTCCTGGTCTCTATCATAGACCAGGTCTCACGGGGTCCTGGTCTCTCTCAGACAGGGTCTCACAGGGTCCTGGTCTCTCTCAGACAGGGTCTCACAGGGTCCTGGTCTCTCTCAGACAGGGTCTCACGGGGTCCTGGTCTCGATCAcagaccaggtctcacgggGTCCTGGTCTCGATCATAGACCAGGTCTCACGGGGTCCTGGTCTCGATCACAGACCGGGTCTCACGGGGTCCTGGTCTCGATCAcagaccaggtctcacggggtcctggtctcgatcacagaccaggtctcacgggGTCCTGGCCTCGATCATAGACCAGGTCTCACGGGGTCCTGGTCTCGATCATAGACCAGGTCTCACGGGGTCCTGGTCTCTCTCAGACAGGGTCTCACGGGGTCCTGGTCTctctcagaccaggtctcacgggGTCCTGGTCTCGATCATAGACCAGGTCTCACGGGGTCCTGGCCTCGATCATAGACCAGGTCTCACGGGGTCCTGGTCTCGATCATAGACCAGGTCTCACAGGGTCCTGGTCTCTATCATAGACCAGGTCTCACGGGGTCCTGGTCCCTATCAAAGACAGGGTCTCACGCAGTCCTGGTCTCGATCATAGACCGGGTCTTACGGGGTCCTGGTCTCGATCAcagaccaggtctcacgggGTCCTGGTCTCGATCATAGACCGGGTCTCACGGGGTCCTGGTCTCGATCAcagaccaggtctcacgggGTCCTGGTCTCGATCATAGACCGGGTCTTACGGGGTCCTGGTCTCGATCAcagaccaggtctcacgggGTCCTGGCCTCGATCATAGACCAGGTCTCACGGGGTCCTGGTCTCGATCAcagaccaggtctcacggggtcctggtctcgatcacagaccaggtctcacgggGTCCTGGCCTCGATCATAGACCAGGTCTCACGGGGTCCTGGTCTCGATCAcagaccaggtctcacggggtcctggtctcgatcacagaccaggtctcacggggtcctggtctctctcagaccaggtctcacggggtcctggtctcgatcacagaccaggtctcacgggGTCCTACCTGCAGCTCGGCCTTCCTCAGCCGGCGGTAGAACTCGTCGTCCTCGCGGCCCCAGCCCCAGAACCGGTTGGACATGCCGTTGCACTGAGGAACCAAACAGACTGTGagacagcgccccctggtggccgggcCGAGTCATTACACCCCCCTGACAccaacaacctcctcctcctcctcctcccccctccccccccccccctaccgcGTGGTAGTGCTCCTTGGTGAGCAGCAGGATGCCGCCCACGTAGGTCTTGTAGTGGTAGAGCGGGTGCAGCTCGGGCGAGGCCACGTGGAAGGGGCCCTCCACGGGGAAGCCGTAGTCCAGCGCTGCGTTCAGGGGCATCAGGTCCACGTCGTGCATCGCCAGGTAGTCCGTGTCGTTGCCGCTCTCCAGGTAACCCACGTTGATGAGCGACGCCCGGTTGAACCtgcggaggacgaggaggaagcagcggCGTCATCGCCGAAGAGGGGCGCATCGTGAGGCCGGGGGTCAGGGGagcagaggctccgccccctcctcacctgtagTGGTCCACCTGGTTGATGACGACGATCTGGTGGCGGATCTTCTTCTTGTTGAGGAACTCGTGCATGAAGGGGACGAACAGCAGCAGCTCGTCGAAGCGCTCCCTGAAGGGCACGATGAGCGCCAGCTTGTGAGGACCCCAGGAGGGGTCGTCCGCCGCAGGCGCCt encodes the following:
- the b4galt7 gene encoding beta-1,4-galactosyltransferase 7 isoform X2; protein product: MMLSSRRKPVLYFKEERRLLSGRGALYKLFGLCMALLLVSLLWLQLGCSAEPSATAPPPCPPAAAQAPAADDPSWGPHKLALIVPFRERFDELLLFVPFMHEFLNKKKIRHQIVVINQVDHYRFNRASLINVGYLESGNDTDYLAMHDVDLMPLNAALDYGFPVEGPFHVASPELHPLYHYKTYVGGILLLTKEHYHACNGMSNRFWGWGREDDEFYRRLRKAELQLFRPSGITTGFKTFLHIHDSAWRKRDQKRVASQKQEQFKVDPEGGLTNIRYRVESRQELSISGAPCTVINTKLGCDQGLTPWCLLA
- the b4galt7 gene encoding beta-1,4-galactosyltransferase 7 isoform X1, translating into MMLSSRRKPVLYFKEERSPAPCPRLLSGRGALYKLFGLCMALLLVSLLWLQLGCSAEPSATAPPPCPPAAAQAPAADDPSWGPHKLALIVPFRERFDELLLFVPFMHEFLNKKKIRHQIVVINQVDHYRFNRASLINVGYLESGNDTDYLAMHDVDLMPLNAALDYGFPVEGPFHVASPELHPLYHYKTYVGGILLLTKEHYHACNGMSNRFWGWGREDDEFYRRLRKAELQLFRPSGITTGFKTFLHIHDSAWRKRDQKRVASQKQEQFKVDPEGGLTNIRYRVESRQELSISGAPCTVINTKLGCDQGLTPWCLLA